A region of Chelonia mydas isolate rCheMyd1 chromosome 7, rCheMyd1.pri.v2, whole genome shotgun sequence DNA encodes the following proteins:
- the GMPPB gene encoding LOW QUALITY PROTEIN: mannose-1-phosphate guanyltransferase beta (The sequence of the model RefSeq protein was modified relative to this genomic sequence to represent the inferred CDS: deleted 1 base in 1 codon) translates to MKALILVGGYGTRLRPLTLSTPKPLVEFCNKPMLLNQLEALRQAGVDHVILAVSYMSEVLEGAMREQEQRLGIRISLSHEKEPLGTAGPLALARELLTESSEPFFVLNSDVICDFPFTDMVRFHKHHGKEGSIVVTKVEEPSKYGVVVCEAETGRIHRFVEKPQVFVSNKINAGMYIFNPSLLHRIQLRPTSIEKEIFPVMAQDGELYAMELQGFWMDIGQPKDFLTGMCMFLQSLRVQHPERLHAGPGFVGNVLVDPSAQIGENCTIGPNVTIGAGVVVEDGVRIKRCTILKGSRIRSHSWLESCIVGWLSSVGQWVRMENVTVLGEDVIVNDELYLNGANVLPHKSIAESVPEPRIIM, encoded by the exons ATGAAGGCGCTCATCCTGGTGGGCGGCTACGGCACCCGGCTGCGGCCGCTGACACTCAGCACCCCGAAGCCGCTGGTGGAGTTCTGCAACAAGCCTATGCTGCTG AACCAGCTGGAGGCTCTGCGCCAG GCGGGCGTCGATCACGTGATCCTGGCTGTCAGCTACATGtcggaggtgctggagggggcgaTGCGGGAGCAGGAGCAGCGG CTGGGCATTCGCATCTCCCTGTCCCATGAGAAGGAGCCATTGGGCACAG CGGGGCCCCTGGCGCTGGCCCGGGAGCTGCTGACTGAGAGCTCGGAGCCTTTCTTCGTCCTTAATAGCGATGTGATCTGCGACTTCCCCTTCACAGACATGGTGCGCTTCCACAAGCACCACGGCAAGGAGGGCTCCATCGTG gtgacAAAGGTGGAGGAGCCCTCCAAGTACGGGGTGGTGGTGTGTGAAGCCGAGACAGGACGCATCCACCGCTTTGTGGAGAAACCCCAAGTGTTCGTCTCAAATAAGATAAATGCCGGCATGTACATCTTCAACCCCAGTCTCCTGCACAGGATCCAG ctGCGGCCCACCTCCATAGAGAAGGAGATCTTCCCGGTGATGGCtcaggatggggaactctatgCCATGGAGCTGCAGG GCTTCTGGATGGACATCGGGCAGCCCAAGGACTTTCTGACGGGCATGTGCATGTTCCTGCAGTCGCTGAGGGTCCAGCACCCAGAGAGGCTGCATGCGGGCCCTGGCTTCGTGGGGAACGTGCTGGTG GACCCAAGCGCTCAGATTGGTGAGAACTGCACAATTGGCCCCAATGTCACCATTggggctggggtggtggtggaggatgGGGTACGGATCAAGCGCTGTACCATCCTGAAAGGCTCCCGTATCCGCTCCCACTCCTGGCTAGAGTCCTGCATTGTTGGCTGGCTGTCGTCTGTGGGTCAGTGG GTGCGGATGGAGAACGTGACAGTGCTGGGTGAGGACGTCATCGTCAATGATGAGCTCTATCTCAACGGGGCCAATGTGCTGCCGCACAAGTCCATCGCCGAGTCGGTGCCGGAACCACGCATCATCATGTAG